CCTCCTTCCACTTATGGTTGTGTAAATATCGTCCGCTTTGAAGTGCATACTGCACACGAACGTACTCCCGCGTTTAATTTGAAAGAAAGGACCTTCCTCCCGTCTAATAAATTTTACCCATGACTTCCTCTGTCCTTCATCTTTCGGGAAATCGTGGAAACTGAGGTAAGGGTGACGTTTTTTTGAGTTTGAGCAGCCGGGAACGCTGCAATAACAGCGACGAGACGACGCCATTTCTCCTTACTACATTATTGCATTGAAACCGGATGTTGTGATACGCTGTTTCGCTTACCGGAACCAGGAAGTGTGAAAAAGAGAAACCGCTAGCGCCGTCAGGACAAAGAGCTTGACCTAGAGGCGACAGCAGCGCCCATCAACAGCCCCGGACTCCGGTGTCACGGTTTAACTGTTCTTcattagtagggccagacagagtcTGCGgactttttttgccatttctgcagagattttattaaaattctgcagatttatgcggaatttTTTGTTatgaagtatcataactaaaaacttaatacattaaataaaaataatatctttaatatattttaaagccatttaaagtgacaactctgttatcaaacaagtgagcagcaaatgaatctctcgttttgtttagtttgataacagaggtgtctatgtaagaatgcacagatctataataaaagcagtcCATGACTTTAGAAACTgcttgtgctcatttaagagaaaattagctgtttaaaataaaacataaaggacggagatgtttacattttattcagtgtatttgtcttttgtgtgtacagaagctgatctggtgtcagtttattgtacggagcgcctctgtcagtcagcgcttatacatgcattcactggttcagaggtagcatatgtaaggcgacgatcgacgcacagctttaatgtaaagaaagtgggatagaatagtaaaatacaggagaattttggcaaaaacgggagggtttacatgagGGAAGTggacaggaagtgtttgtggagaaacagttttgagagagaacgcaaaacattttTTGCGAGGGAACATAacactttgcgagagaacgcaaaaacttaaaaattatattttcctcccacccagttttttctttcacccatttttttttcatccagccaatttttttctactccactacgtcccttccgggtctccgtatGAAGCCTATATGAAGCATGTCACAACTAAtgagcaggggtccgttcttcgtacctcgcttaaatgatctaagatgatttggcagatcccggatcttttaatcttgataactgatctctcgctaatttggttctttaaacgagttcgcgaatcagattagaatgtctggatgaactgatctgagatcgctgcgtgtgttgtgaaggacagatctatcgatcctcgaaatcatgatcagcaatgcagcgattggctgacggcacagcagcgtaatgacatcatctgattaatattcaattatccatgtgagcaaaattacatcaaattagcagtaaacggtgcgttaaatatgacacgcaataaccttccacatttgttgtgagctgcaggctttacactttcatttgtcaagacaagagtattcatcatgtatttcaatgcaaatcagtgtatttagttctacatttagagaagattttctttattatagtagccgttttttaatcggtgtaaagaataactggttgtttacaaaagttttttgatattggtaaaggcgtctgcaacttttgtgaagcatcaaatcaccgtcatattaactatcaaaacatgttcatgactgcataaatgtattattgctttaaaaaagtcacatattgtgcatttctattatacactacttgtactaaagcgatctaaaaagttcatatcaataagttttctctttgcaccaccaggtggcagtctttgtactttcatttcaaggGTGAAGATTGCATAAggtttattaatatgtataacttaatttattttattaatgactataactttatatatatagttaaaaaaatatgtaccattttcctaagtgtatatagctactactgtaagaaaatatcagaattcggaacatactttctgtattatctttgcttgaactgagccgatctaatcctgtttatatgaattgaacctgctcccaatcaggtttgacctagcagaactgttgctatgacaacaactcttggatcagctttgaaaaacgaaacgatcctggatcatgtcaaatcgtcaatatccaaatccagctaaccgagtaatccacgtacgaagaacggaccccaggttcttaccattaaaacaaacaatggtTGTTTGTGGCCGCTGGTTTTTCGCCTACTTGTTGTTCTTTGCTAAACCAGTCGGCTATGCTGTTGGTTCCATTTAAGGCTGTGGTAAACGGGATTTGATAATCCTGAAATTTGGTATTTGGATCACAGTGATCCAACCCAAAGTTCCTTTTAAAAACTGTCATAAAAGTAAGATAGATCAGTTAATCCTGGATAACAAAACATGGGATTTTCAAATCTGAATCAATGTGATCcagattacattttttacatgattaaatatttcttattcaagcAACTTTGGGCTGTGAATTTTTTCAATATGAACCCGCAGATTAGACATTtgagtgaaactctttccacacgaGGAGCACTGGTGtggtttctccccagtgtgaactTTCTGATGATCTTTCAGGCCTCCTGTCCgattgaaactctttccacagtgtgaacactgatacggtttctctccagtgtgaatcctccgGTGTGCAGTTAAACTGCTCGATGTACTAAAGCTCTTCCCGCAGTCTGAACACACATAGGGTTTgactccagtgtgaatcctctgatgAGCTTTCAAGCTTGCTAACTGAGTGAAACTCTTCCCGCATGAAGAGCACCGAtagggcttttctccagtgtgaatcctctggtgaaCTTTCAAGGAGTTTGAGTAAGTGAAGTTCTTTGCACAGTGTGAGCACTGATAcagtttctctccggtgtgaatcctctggtgctcATTTAACATGTTCATTGTCGTATAACTTTTCCCACAGAAGCAGACGTAGGGCTTCACGGCAGCGTGCACATGAAGATGTTGTCTTAAGTATTTTTCTAATGTAAATGCTTTGCTGCACTGATCACAGCTGAATGGCTTTACCGCATTGTGAGAGAGCTGATGATCCTTTAGAGTCTTCCTATAtatgaaactctttccacattgaATGCACGTAAACGGTTTCTCTCCGCTGTGCGTCTTCGTGTGCATTTTCAATGTAGCGGCGTCATTGTAACTCTTTCCACATTGAGAGCATGCATACGGCctttctccggtgtgaatcctcatgtgtttatcaaGCTGTCCTTTCTGAACAAAATCCttgccacactgagtgcatgtgaacaGGCCTTGCCCAGAGTGAAATCTTGTGTGTCTGTAAAGACTGTCTTTGCTTTTGTAACTCTTTCCGCACTCGGAGCAGATGAAAGATCCTTCGACTGCAGTTCTTCCAGCTTGTTTTGGTCTGGAAGTGTCTTCAGTCTGTGAACTGACTGCATTTTCATCCGCATCTGTGGAAAGATTAGGTTATTAAACCAGTGGTGTTTGCTTTTATTCAGTCTAAAATCTGTGTTAAAATTCTCACTTTTAAACtaacaaaattacataaaaaggatctattttaatattttaatttaacaaatatattatCTAAAGATTGTAACAGGTGGTTTTTGATCTTagcgtgctttcacacctgtgaatcgatttagttgttctgaaacagagattacaattgttacattgttgctctttgctcttggagcggttcgctttcacactgcaaagcaaaagagctaaaacaagtcacgtgcgagtaaactctcctcatattggtcagagtgtcagggtttattttgcagcgtcccgctcagctgtcagaagaggtggtggtttggtggtgattgacagggtgcgcgagcgagcgacgtgtctgaggagagatgcggtggggaggggtgagaagggtgcgcgacgatgcctatttgaggaccgggagttAGGCGCGAGATTTCCTGGGAGAtaatcacttgtttgcgggcatccggagactcgcgaaacttcccgccatgctcataattctctcttcatatagccgtaagcctattacatatccataaaacactgtgatataaccgcgctcggattggatcgctttctcactgcaatcgaaccgctccagggtttgtttcaatcgagccgagaccacctcattcaagcgatctcggagcgattacattggcgcggaacagagcgcgattgccctgtttacatatgccaaacgaactgggtaaacgagacacgttccgaaacaaaagtgtaggtgtgaaagcacccttaatgttACTCAGTCATTAATAAGAAAGACtataaacacaaacctatttgTTCCTCTGTCTCTTCCTCCTTTATTCTGCAGGGTTCTTCCTCAGTCTCCATCTTCACTATAGTATGTCAGCTGTTTCTCCTGCAGTAATTCCTCCAGTTTGCGACTTCTTCAGCTGTGGGAAGATGGGAATATCCTGATTTATCTGTTTAGCATAAATGGTTGTTTGTTTAAAAGACAGAACCCAATTGCAGACAATACCTGTGCCATAGATGGTCCTCCAAATTGGTTTCATTTCATCAGTGCAACTGCTTTGTATTataaccagggtttctgcaggtttcctccaatcaaatttaagactttttaggacccttttaaaacaaatataaatgaaattttggacttatacagggctaaatccTAAGGATTTTATGTAATGCCTGGTTACTtcagtaaatagtttttgtattaatgaaAGACTataaagggatgtgttgctttagttttctttccctgatttgGGGTTTAATTTAGAgaatttgctttaaaaatgtctcacagctgtatctctttgcaataaaaagcctaaataataataataataataaaaaatgaaattctgAGATGGTTTATAGGTGATTGggtgttggccagattgggtagctttacttgaacATGGgtaaattaagacccgtttaaaatgatttaatacctacaacacaatatttcagtgaatttaagactttttaaggcataaaatttagttttttaaatttaagacccCACCGACACCCTGCATAACATGTGAATTGAGCTCATTTAGCAGATAAttcttacactttacattcaCTTTCAATCACCTAGAGCTGAATAAGCTCAAATGGTCATGTAGAAACCTGCCcaaatattcaattaaaatgtCAGTTTGTGGGTTCTGTATCGATGAATAAAGCAGAAAAGGAGGcaatacttaaaaaattaaataaaaaggtgATTAAAAAATGCTTGAATAGCATTAATTAAGATATTAGGCTAATATTTCTCCTACACAACCagaaattataaaacaaacaaacatcttctAGAAATAATGCTTCAGTTTGACCAACCAGAAACACATTTTGTTCTACAAGAACTTTATCTTCTGTTAACTTCTCCTCtgtttaattcattatattttttttgCCTGTCCAGTACTAGTGTTTATCggtctagtgcagtggttctcaaactttattttatcaagtaccacctcagaaaaaaatagtctctccaagtaccaccaaaaattagcagcattgaaatacagtaccatagtaggcccagtaaagcagctacaactctgcacagttaaaaaaacgtggctgattacctcagaaatataggctatatgtcaataacggcatattatatacatcatttttgataaattattaaatgtgtgtagcatgtacataacatatttcattcctccgcgtaccaccagaaggaagcctgtgtaccactagtggtacacgtaccacagtttgagaaccactggtctagtgtATTTTTGACGGTCCGATTTAGAATCAGATTCAGAAAGCGCTTTATTGCCAGGTGTTCTCACATACGAGcaatttgttttcgtgacagagcttctacagtgcagcAGAATCACaaagacaggacaaaaaacataataaatatatttttaaaataaaagaaagtagtAAATGCgaatatacaaattattattagtagttacAACGTCAAAATCTACAATAACTGGATGTTTTCATCAGCAATAATCACTTGTTTGACACTAATTGAAAAAAAACTGCGTTTTAAATAtctcctaataaataataataataatgtgaatgTACTTACAGTGAGATAAAAACAGCATAGGGAGGGCATAACCAACAACTGTTTCGCTTCTAATGTTTATGTTCTTGCGCTCTTCTTCTTCTGGTAGACTCGGATGCTTATCGCTGTGTCCAGCGCTCGAGCGCCACCACAGGCGGAAACTGATACatagtaaattataatatatacatattttttctgAAACACAAATTCTCTCCATAAATGTTTCAGAAACAAACGTTAGTCGATTGCAGCTTGACTTTTTAAAGATTTGTGCAAGTTTGTGCAAGTTAGGCTACAGCTCTTCCCCAGAGCTGTAGCCTGTGCCACCCCTCCTCTTTGTACACATTAACAATCACCCCCCCTCCCTCACTCCCTACCTTTCTGATGTTCTGCTGCTAATGCACAAAGACACTTTATGGATATTCATGTTTGCACTCATTTGCCATAATGTAAATACTGTGACtattacatttagtatatttttatcTTACATCTTATATTTTTAGTATAATGTCTATTGTTGGTTTTTATGTGACTTATTACATTTAGTATACTTTATCTTGCctcttatattttagtattatgtctattgtttgtttttctctctttttatgttgctgctggtctctgtgagttaccaaacaaatttcgttgtacaactacaatgacaataaagttctttactttactttacttattCAGATGACCTATAATCGACTTAAACATGTTAATTGTTCTTAAAGGTCAATAGTATCACACATTACACTCACTTTCTATTATCTAATGCTTTCTATTATCTATGTCTTTCAAAACATTTACAAACCTGGTCAATCAATGTATCTTTACAGTCTATGGAAGGTACACAGACCATCTGCACTGAAGTACAATGGAGCCAAATGCGGCTGAAATGAAAGTAAACAGCGACATCTAGAGGAACATCAGACTTACTGCCAAACTATTGCAGACTTTATACTGAAACGCAGTTATTCTGATTATTTCGCAAACCTTAAATGTTACGATGatgaaataaatatatgtttctaatttagtgtttaacaaaaagttcaaatattttttaaaggaatCAAAAACTTGCTTTGTTATACAGTACTGAATATTGTTGattacattgttaaaatatttattaaaatcattcaATAAAGTCATtacttttcaattcaattcaattcacctttatttgtatagcacttttataatgtagattgtgtcaaagcagcttcacatagaagatcat
The genomic region above belongs to Danio rerio strain Tuebingen ecotype United States chromosome 21, GRCz12tu, whole genome shotgun sequence and contains:
- the zgc:113343 gene encoding uncharacterized protein isoform X1, yielding METEEEPCRIKEEETEEQIDADENAVSSQTEDTSRPKQAGRTAVEGSFICSECGKSYKSKDSLYRHTRFHSGQGLFTCTQCGKDFVQKGQLDKHMRIHTGERPYACSQCGKSYNDAATLKMHTKTHSGEKPFTCIQCGKSFIYRKTLKDHQLSHNAVKPFSCDQCSKAFTLEKYLRQHLHVHAAVKPYVCFCGKSYTTMNMLNEHQRIHTGEKLYQCSHCAKNFTYSNSLKVHQRIHTGEKPYRCSSCGKSFTQLASLKAHQRIHTGVKPYVCSDCGKSFSTSSSLTAHRRIHTGEKPYQCSHCGKSFNRTGGLKDHQKVHTGEKPHQCSSCGKSFTQMSNLRVHIEKIHSPKLLE